From Gouania willdenowi chromosome 18, fGouWil2.1, whole genome shotgun sequence, one genomic window encodes:
- the LOC114480586 gene encoding GTPase IMAP family member 7-like isoform X5, with protein MASMSLQDSPSSPERRIVVVGKTGSGKSSLGNTLFGEEWFDPGHTSGSGTTVCKSATKKVMNTQLTLVDTPGLFDTEKSEEELKSEIISSITECAPGVHAFLIVLKVERFTKHEEEVITRIIQYFSEEVLKYSVIVFTHGNQLSKGTTIQDFVHQNQKLKDLVRKCDDRCHVFDSTNWKNNNPEEKYRSNSYQLEELLYTVENLVSRNSIYTNKMLQEVEQQIQIYGKLIRQSESDLSDEEIRKRAKSCNIS; from the exons ATGGCATCCATGTCTCTACAAG ATTCTCCAAGTTCACCTGAACGTAGGATCGTTGTGGTTGGAAAAACTGGATCTGGGAAAAGTAGCCTGGGAAACACTTTGTTTGGTGAGGAATGGTTTGATCCTGGTCACACTTCAGGATCTGGAACAACTGTGTGTAAATCAGCAACGAAAAAAGTGATGAACACACAACTGACTCTGGTTGACACGCCTGGTTTATTTGACACAGAGAAGTCTGAGGAGGAGCTAAAGTCTGAGATAATCAGTTCTATCACAGAGTGTGCTCCTGGAGTTCATGCTTTTCTCATTGTGCTTAAAGTGGAGAGGTTCACTAAACATGAGGAAGAGGTCATCACTAGAATCATTCAGTACTTCTCTGAAGAAGTGCTGAAATATTCTGTGATCGTCTTCACTCATGGAAACCAGCTCAGTAAAGGGACGACCATTCAGGATTTTgtgcatcagaatcagaagctGAAGGATCTGGTGAGAAAGTGTGACGACCGCTGTCACGTCTTTGATTCCACAAACTGGAAGAACAACAACCCAGAAGAAAAATACAGGAGCAACTCCTACCAGCTGGAGGAGCTGCTCTACACTGTAGAGAATCTGGTGAGCAGAAACAGCATCTACACCAATAAAATGCTGCAGGAAGTAGAGCAGCAAATACAGATCTATGGAAAGTTGATTAGACAGTCAGAAAGTGACTTGTCAGATGAGGAAATTAGAAAGAGAGCAAAA